DNA from Pseudomonadota bacterium:
CAATACCTTTCCCATAAATCATAAAACGATCTGCTTCTCCCAGGTGCATATTGACAAGAGTCCCTTCCATCGAAGCCACTGCTACATAAGGTTTATTTTTATTATCCTTTTCTTTAATTGCGCTGCATTCGGAAAGGCACCCCTGAAACTCAGTAATACGATCTTCGCCCAAAAGCCCAACAGCATCAGCACGGCAGCGGGTACAATGCTTCATCTGTGAAACGTATTTCCCGGCATCGTCTCTGATCCTTGATACAATTTCGTTATTCGGCTCTTCCATTTTTTCAAATTCAGAACCAGGGCTTGGAAACATGGCAATAGCATTCATGATATCGACTTTTAAATGCCCCATTTCCTTTGCGATTTCTATAATGTGATCATCATTTATGCCCGGAACAATTATTGAGTTAATCTTAACCGTTATATTTTTTTCCTTTAACTTTTTAATTGACTCAAGCTGGCGTTCAATAAGCTTTGCTGCCGCATTTTCTTTTCTATACAGCACTTTTCCATCCCTTGCCCAGGAATATATCTTACCACCTATAGCCGGATCGAGGGCGTTAACCGTAATAGTAATATGGGTCAGGTTGAGCCCGCTAAGTTCTTCTATATAAGGCAAAAGGCCCATTCCATTAGTTGCAAGACAGAGGATAATATCAGGAAACTTTTTGTTAATGAGTCTTAAGGTTTCCATTGTTTCCTCCGGATTGGCAAAAGGATCACCCGGTCCGGCAATACCGGCTACTGTTATACGTGGTTCTTTTATAAGAACCTTTTCAAGATAATCGACAGCCTGTTTTGGTGAAAGAACAGCACTGGTAACTCCGGGCCTGCTTTCGTTCAGACAATCATATTTCCGGTTGCAGTAGTTACATTTGATATTACATTTTGGTGCCACGGGAAGGTGTACCCGTCCGAATTTATTTTTTACATCTTTATTAAAACAGGGGTGTGCGTCCAGGTTCATTAGCTGCTCCTTTATCGTCAATTACTTACATATAAGAGTATCCAACAGGTGAATCATTCTGCTTCTTTTCGATTACTAAATTTACAAGGTTATCAAGCAGGGCCTGCGCCCCGCGATAGCCCAGGTGAAGAACACGCTGTCCGCCTATACGATCATGGATCGGAAAACCTACCCTCATCAAAGGAATCCCATACTTTTTTGCCAGAGCGTAACCCTTGCTGTGTCCGATAAGAAGATCAGGTTTTAATGTTGCTACATCTTCTCCGATGTCATAAAAATCAACGCCCTCTTTTACAAGCGGCGCATCGATAATCCCTTTAGTTACCGCAGTAATCTCTTTTTCCATTTTTCTGCTCTTTCCACCTGATGCACAAAGAACCGGCTGAATTCCTATTTCTGCCAAAAACGAAGTAAGACCAACAACCAGATCTTCTTCTCCATAAACAACAGCCTTGCATCCGAAAATATATTTATGAGCATCCACATATGAATCTATAAGTCTGCCACGTTCCAGTACATGCTTTTCGGGTGTTTTGCATCCTGATATGTCTTCTATAACCGAGAAAAATTCATCACTCTCCCTAAGCCCAACCGGCATCCCAAGAGAATAGTTTTTAACACCAAAACGGGTATTTAAGAGTTTTCCTGCGGTGGTATTTCCAAAAATTGTACGCCCGAATTCAATAGTTGCACGGGCCTTTCCCATGCTTTTTATTTTAGACAGTGGAGTTCCACCTTCAGAAATCTTCTGATAATCAAGAAGAGCCGTACCATCTAAAGATTCCGAAATATCAGGCAGTATTACTCCTTTGATATTAAAATCAGAAAAAACCTCTTTTAGATAACGTATGTCGGCTGGTGAAATAAACCCCGGCAGCAGGTTAACGGATTCATCTTTGCCTTCTTTAGTTGCAATCTGATCAACAAGCGCCTTAACGGCATCATGAAAACCTTCCATATGCGTACCGCCATAGCTTGGTGTGGAAACATTCACCAGAAGCGGAGAGTCACCGGATTCAAAAATAGATTTTTCTTCTTCACGAAAATTTTTAATAATGGAAGGAACATCATCGCCGATTGTTTCAGTTAAGCAGGTCGTGGCGATACCGATCATCTTTGCCCCATACTTTGTGGTTACATTTTTGATCCCCTGCTTTAAATTCGGGCCTCCACCGAATATAGCATTTTTTTCTCCCAGCGAAGAAGACGCTATATCCATTGGTTCCCTGAAATGACTTATAATATAGCGGCGCATATATGTTGCGCATCCCTGTGATCCGTGCAGAAACGGCACAGCCCCTTCAACACCCTTAAAAGCAAGGCATGCCCCGATAGGTTTGCATAGTTTACATGCGTTTGTTGTTGACGTATAGTTATCAGACATTTTTCACATCTCCTGTAGTATTGCGGGGGACAAAACGCCATACCGGGCTCATAACAGTGTTATAAACTTCTTTGGCAAAATTGAGCATGCCTTCAAATCCTTCCAACCCGATTTTTCTCTCGTGATTATGATCGCAAAATCCCACACCAAGCTTGAATGCAACCGGGCGTTCTTTTACTCCTCCTATAAAAATATCCACTCCCTTTTCCTTGACAAACTGTGAAAGCTCCAGCGGATTGGAATCATCAACTATTATTGTGCCCGGATCAGTAATCTCTTCAAGTTCTTCGTAGTCTTCTTTGGTGCCGGTCTGAGACCCTACCATTACTACTTTCATTCCAAGATGTCTTAATGCCTTAACCAGAGAAAAAGCCTTGAATGCCCCGCCGACATATATGGCTGCTTTTTTTCCTTCAAGCGCTTTTTTATATTTTTTTAATTCAGGGTAAAGAACCGCAAGTTCGTCTTTAACCAGTTCCCTGGTTTTTTCTATCATTTGGCTATCACCAAAATAATTTGCGACATCATAAAGAGCCTGGGCCATATCTTCCACACCGAAATATGAAACTCTTATAGAAGGAATACCGTAGGTTTCTTCCATCATATTTGCCAGATCCATGGTAGACCCGGAACACTGAACAACATTTAATTTTGCACCATGGGCTCTTTTTATATCTTCAACCCGCCCGTCCCCGGTGATATTGGCGACAACCTCAACACCCATACGTTTGAAATAATCTCTGATTAACCATATTTCGCCGGCAAGATTAAAGTCACCAAGGATATTAAGGCTGTATGGAGATATATCATTAGTTTCGCCTGTTCCCACCAGCCTGAAAAGGGCCCTGCACGCAGCGTTATAGCCTTCACGTTTATTACCCTTGAAGCCTTCCGACTGAACCGGAATAACCGGAATTCCCTTTTCTGCACTGACCTTGCGGCAGACTGCTTCCAGATCATCACCAATAATTCCGACTATACAGGTTGAATAGACAAATGCCGCCTTAGGTCCATGAAGATCGATAAGATCATTTAATGCTCTATAAAGTTTTTTTTCTCCGCCGAAAATAACATCTTTTTCCTGCAGGTCGGTACTAAAACTAAGCCGGTGGAGTTCGGGACCTGATGATAGCGCCCCCCTGATATCCCAGGTATAGACTGCGCAGCCTATAGGGCCATGTACCAGATGCAGAGCATCTGCAATCGGATACAATACCACTCTGGAGCCGCAAAAAACACACGCTCTCTGGCTTATCGCTCCGGCCAG
Protein-coding regions in this window:
- a CDS encoding radical SAM protein — translated: MNLDAHPCFNKDVKNKFGRVHLPVAPKCNIKCNYCNRKYDCLNESRPGVTSAVLSPKQAVDYLEKVLIKEPRITVAGIAGPGDPFANPEETMETLRLINKKFPDIILCLATNGMGLLPYIEELSGLNLTHITITVNALDPAIGGKIYSWARDGKVLYRKENAAAKLIERQLESIKKLKEKNITVKINSIIVPGINDDHIIEIAKEMGHLKVDIMNAIAMFPSPGSEFEKMEEPNNEIVSRIRDDAGKYVSQMKHCTRCRADAVGLLGEDRITEFQGCLSECSAIKEKDNKNKPYVAVASMEGTLVNMHLGEADRFMIYGKGIDGYKLVDIRYAPKPGGGDDRWNQLKDTIKDCRAILTSALGDRPKQILEVAGILPVEMEGFVDEGLEAVFEGSDLGRFKSRKFNPSGCGGTGLGCG
- the nifE gene encoding nitrogenase iron-molybdenum cofactor biosynthesis protein NifE, with the protein product METSTAVIFEERENQIHRKGESPFNIDCNRDSLAGAISQRACVFCGSRVVLYPIADALHLVHGPIGCAVYTWDIRGALSSGPELHRLSFSTDLQEKDVIFGGEKKLYRALNDLIDLHGPKAAFVYSTCIVGIIGDDLEAVCRKVSAEKGIPVIPVQSEGFKGNKREGYNAACRALFRLVGTGETNDISPYSLNILGDFNLAGEIWLIRDYFKRMGVEVVANITGDGRVEDIKRAHGAKLNVVQCSGSTMDLANMMEETYGIPSIRVSYFGVEDMAQALYDVANYFGDSQMIEKTRELVKDELAVLYPELKKYKKALEGKKAAIYVGGAFKAFSLVKALRHLGMKVVMVGSQTGTKEDYEELEEITDPGTIIVDDSNPLELSQFVKEKGVDIFIGGVKERPVAFKLGVGFCDHNHERKIGLEGFEGMLNFAKEVYNTVMSPVWRFVPRNTTGDVKNV
- a CDS encoding nitrogenase; this encodes MSDNYTSTTNACKLCKPIGACLAFKGVEGAVPFLHGSQGCATYMRRYIISHFREPMDIASSSLGEKNAIFGGGPNLKQGIKNVTTKYGAKMIGIATTCLTETIGDDVPSIIKNFREEEKSIFESGDSPLLVNVSTPSYGGTHMEGFHDAVKALVDQIATKEGKDESVNLLPGFISPADIRYLKEVFSDFNIKGVILPDISESLDGTALLDYQKISEGGTPLSKIKSMGKARATIEFGRTIFGNTTAGKLLNTRFGVKNYSLGMPVGLRESDEFFSVIEDISGCKTPEKHVLERGRLIDSYVDAHKYIFGCKAVVYGEEDLVVGLTSFLAEIGIQPVLCASGGKSRKMEKEITAVTKGIIDAPLVKEGVDFYDIGEDVATLKPDLLIGHSKGYALAKKYGIPLMRVGFPIHDRIGGQRVLHLGYRGAQALLDNLVNLVIEKKQNDSPVGYSYM